One segment of Fuscovulum ytuae DNA contains the following:
- a CDS encoding cupin domain-containing protein: MPKITPPDWFEENPTHPILGPGPGPYRAQLLSDPGGITQFGAFFEELPPGSRSGHRHWHTAEDEMVMILSGEVVLVEETETPLRAGDVACWPAGHSVGHRLDNRSDAPARYLIIGTRLARDRVHYTDHDLITEKDGAARRYLHRDGTPYGETP, translated from the coding sequence ATGCCAAAGATCACCCCGCCCGACTGGTTTGAAGAAAACCCGACCCATCCGATCCTTGGCCCCGGCCCCGGCCCTTATCGGGCGCAACTGCTGTCCGATCCGGGCGGGATCACGCAATTCGGTGCGTTCTTCGAAGAGCTTCCGCCCGGCTCCCGCTCTGGCCATCGCCATTGGCACACGGCCGAGGATGAGATGGTGATGATACTATCCGGCGAAGTGGTGCTGGTCGAAGAGACCGAGACACCGCTGCGCGCGGGCGATGTGGCCTGCTGGCCTGCCGGTCACAGTGTGGGCCACCGGCTGGACAATCGCAGCGACGCCCCGGCCCGTTACCTTATCATCGGGACGCGCCTTGCGCGGGACCGCGTGCATTACACAGACCATGACCTGATCACGGAAAAGGATGGCGCGGCGCGCCGTTACCTGCACCGCGACGGCACCCCTTATGGAGAAACCCCATGA
- a CDS encoding 3-hydroxyacyl-CoA dehydrogenase NAD-binding domain-containing protein, whose amino-acid sequence MTDFTYAVDADGVATITWDVKAKSMNVMSTEGFALLDSLIDTALADAAVKGVILTSGKKDFAGGMDLNVIAQMRAGGAQAIFDGVMQMHGVLRKIERAGMDPKTKKGGKPIVAALPGTALGIGYELPLACHRIIAADNPKAKIGLPEIMVGIFPGAGGTTRLVRKMGAMMAAPFLLEGKLSDPKSAKAAGLVDEVVAPDALLTRAKEWVLSAKDADLVKPWDDKGYKMPGGAPYHPAGFMTYVGASAMILGKTMGVYPAAKALLSAAYEGALVPFDTALKIEARWFTSVLMNPSSSAMIRSLFINKEALEKGANRPKVDDQTVKRLGVIGAGMMGAGIAYVSANAGIEVVLIDASQEAAERGKAHSADLLDKGMKRGKVTAEKKAEVLGRIHATTDYAALAGCDLIVEAVFEDPKIKAEVTAKVEAAVGADCIFATNTSTLPISGLAKASARPANFIGIHFFSPVDKMNLVEIIRGKETGDVAVAKALDYVRQIRKTPIVVNDARFFYANRCIIPYINEGIRMVAEGVEPALVENAAKLVGMPLGPLQLVDETSIDLGVKIAKATRAAMGDAYPDGAVDAVLFAMADQGRLGKKANAGFYAYDAGGKREGLWEGLATQYPVAEVQPDLTTVQHRLLMAQVLEAVRALDEGVLTDIREGDVGAILGWGFAPWSGGPFSWLDIIGAARAVEICDHLTTTQGTRFTAPALLRAMADKGETFYARASGAKAA is encoded by the coding sequence ATGACCGATTTCACCTATGCCGTGGACGCCGATGGCGTGGCCACCATCACTTGGGACGTCAAGGCGAAGTCCATGAACGTCATGTCGACGGAAGGCTTTGCCCTGCTGGACAGCCTGATCGATACCGCGCTGGCCGATGCGGCCGTGAAAGGCGTGATCCTGACGTCGGGCAAGAAGGATTTCGCGGGGGGGATGGATCTGAACGTCATCGCCCAAATGCGGGCGGGCGGCGCGCAGGCCATTTTCGATGGCGTGATGCAGATGCATGGCGTGCTGCGCAAGATCGAACGCGCGGGGATGGACCCCAAGACGAAAAAGGGCGGCAAGCCCATTGTCGCCGCCCTGCCTGGCACGGCGCTGGGGATCGGCTATGAACTGCCGCTCGCCTGCCATCGGATCATCGCCGCCGACAACCCCAAGGCCAAGATCGGCCTGCCCGAGATCATGGTGGGCATCTTCCCCGGCGCGGGTGGCACCACGCGGCTTGTGCGCAAGATGGGCGCGATGATGGCTGCGCCCTTCCTTCTGGAGGGCAAGCTTTCCGACCCGAAATCCGCAAAGGCGGCAGGGCTGGTCGATGAGGTGGTGGCGCCAGATGCGCTCTTGACCCGCGCCAAGGAATGGGTCCTGTCGGCAAAGGATGCCGATCTGGTGAAACCTTGGGATGACAAGGGCTACAAGATGCCCGGTGGCGCGCCCTATCATCCGGCGGGGTTCATGACCTATGTCGGCGCGTCGGCCATGATCCTTGGCAAGACGATGGGCGTCTATCCCGCTGCCAAGGCGCTTTTGTCGGCGGCCTATGAGGGGGCGCTGGTGCCCTTTGACACCGCGCTGAAGATCGAGGCGCGGTGGTTCACCTCTGTCCTGATGAACCCGTCCTCCAGCGCGATGATCCGGTCGCTCTTCATCAACAAGGAGGCGCTGGAAAAGGGGGCGAACAGACCCAAGGTCGATGACCAGACGGTGAAGAGACTGGGCGTGATCGGCGCGGGCATGATGGGGGCGGGGATCGCCTATGTCTCGGCCAATGCCGGGATCGAGGTGGTGCTGATCGATGCCTCGCAAGAGGCGGCGGAACGCGGCAAGGCCCATTCGGCGGACCTTCTGGACAAGGGGATGAAGCGCGGCAAGGTCACGGCGGAAAAGAAGGCCGAGGTTCTGGGTCGCATCCATGCCACCACGGATTACGCGGCCCTCGCGGGTTGCGACCTGATCGTGGAGGCCGTGTTCGAAGACCCGAAGATCAAGGCCGAGGTGACCGCAAAGGTCGAGGCGGCGGTGGGTGCGGACTGCATCTTTGCCACCAACACATCTACCCTGCCGATCTCGGGCCTTGCCAAGGCCAGCGCGCGGCCTGCGAACTTCATCGGCATCCATTTCTTCAGCCCCGTGGACAAGATGAACCTTGTCGAGATCATCCGGGGGAAAGAGACGGGCGATGTGGCGGTGGCCAAGGCGCTGGATTACGTGCGCCAGATCAGGAAGACGCCCATCGTGGTGAATGATGCGCGCTTCTTCTATGCCAATCGCTGCATCATTCCCTATATCAACGAAGGCATCCGCATGGTGGCCGAAGGCGTGGAACCCGCGCTGGTGGAGAATGCGGCCAAGCTGGTGGGGATGCCTTTGGGGCCGCTGCAACTGGTCGATGAAACCTCGATCGACCTTGGGGTGAAGATCGCCAAGGCGACGCGCGCCGCGATGGGCGATGCCTATCCGGATGGTGCGGTGGATGCGGTGCTGTTTGCCATGGCCGATCAGGGGCGTCTGGGGAAAAAGGCCAATGCAGGCTTTTACGCCTATGACGCGGGCGGCAAGCGCGAAGGGCTATGGGAGGGTCTGGCCACCCAGTATCCGGTGGCCGAGGTGCAGCCCGACCTTACGACGGTGCAGCATCGCCTGCTGATGGCGCAGGTGCTTGAGGCGGTGCGCGCGCTGGACGAGGGCGTGCTGACCGATATCCGCGAAGGCGATGTGGGCGCGATCCTTGGCTGGGGCTTTGCGCCCTGGTCGGGCGGGCCCTTCTCGTGGCTGGACATCATCGGGGCTGCGCGGGCGGTGGAGATTTGCGACCACCTGACCACCACGCAAGGCACGCGGTTCACCGCGCCTGCCCTTTTGCGCGCCATGGCAGATAAGGGCGAAACCTTCTACGCCCGCGCTTCGGGGGCAAAAGCCGCATAA
- a CDS encoding Hint domain-containing protein produces the protein MVTGQPAAAPILVDGLPASLQLSTPDGWVEAGALVAGDAVLTFEDGQVPLRAVHRSRQAAWVPSAFWPVILPPGAMMNDRALEILPGQMVLLESDLAEDEYGEPFVMVPALALVGWNGIRRCAPRETEVVHLQFDTPQVIFAGGSLFVGCGGHGQTAANLFRGDGLITLRLAEARRLVTDLIAEGNRAARIAARHGSHYAAFAPEARA, from the coding sequence ATGGTTACAGGTCAACCGGCAGCCGCGCCCATCCTTGTGGACGGGCTGCCGGCCTCACTTCAGCTTTCCACACCCGATGGCTGGGTCGAGGCGGGCGCCTTGGTCGCGGGCGATGCGGTTCTTACCTTCGAAGACGGGCAGGTTCCCTTGCGGGCCGTGCATCGGTCGCGGCAGGCGGCATGGGTTCCCTCGGCCTTCTGGCCCGTGATCCTGCCCCCCGGCGCAATGATGAATGACCGCGCGCTGGAAATCCTGCCGGGCCAGATGGTGCTTTTGGAAAGCGATCTTGCCGAAGACGAATATGGCGAACCCTTCGTCATGGTTCCGGCGCTTGCGCTTGTCGGCTGGAACGGTATCCGTCGCTGCGCCCCGCGCGAGACAGAGGTCGTGCATCTGCAATTTGACACACCGCAGGTGATTTTTGCCGGGGGCAGCCTGTTTGTCGGCTGCGGCGGGCATGGGCAGACGGCGGCGAACCTGTTTCGCGGCGACGGCCTTATCACCCTGAGGCTGGCCGAGGCCCGCCGTTTGGTGACCGACCTTATTGCCGAAGGCAATCGGGCGGCGCGGATCGCCGCCCGTCATGGGTCGCATTATGCGGCTTTTGCCCCCGAAGCGCGGGCGTAG
- a CDS encoding sulfotransferase family 2 domain-containing protein, whose protein sequence is MILSRGRGYLFIHIPKTGGTALTLALESRAMKDDILIGDTPKARARRGRLAALPAKGRLWKHSTLADLDGLLTADDLDGLFLVTLIRNPWDRMVSYYHWLRAQGFDNPSVTLAKSVDFSAFLSHPLTTAAFTAWPYPAYLRDAAGQERPALYARLEHLERDLAPFEAHLGFRLTPLPRANDSARGRDWRPYYSDTDAARLAALCAPDIARFGYGFDPDHGG, encoded by the coding sequence GTGATCCTGTCGCGCGGGCGGGGGTATCTCTTCATCCATATCCCCAAGACCGGGGGAACGGCGCTGACGCTCGCGCTGGAATCGCGGGCGATGAAGGATGACATCCTGATCGGTGATACCCCCAAGGCACGGGCGCGGCGCGGGCGGCTTGCCGCCCTGCCCGCCAAGGGGCGGCTTTGGAAACATTCTACGCTGGCCGATCTGGATGGCCTGCTGACGGCAGATGACCTTGACGGCCTGTTCCTCGTCACGCTGATCCGCAACCCTTGGGATCGGATGGTCAGCTATTACCACTGGCTGCGCGCCCAAGGCTTTGACAATCCCTCCGTCACCTTGGCCAAGTCGGTGGATTTTTCGGCCTTCCTGTCCCATCCGCTCACCACCGCCGCCTTTACCGCCTGGCCCTATCCGGCCTATCTGCGCGATGCGGCGGGGCAAGAGCGCCCCGCGCTTTATGCCCGGCTGGAACATCTGGAACGGGACCTTGCGCCATTCGAGGCGCATCTCGGCTTTCGCCTGACGCCCCTTCCCCGCGCCAATGACAGCGCGCGGGGGCGCGACTGGCGGCCCTATTATTCCGATACCGATGCCGCCCGTCTGGCCGCGCTTTGCGCGCCCGATATCGCGCGGTTCGGTTATGGTTTCGATCCGGATCACGGTGGTTGA
- a CDS encoding 2-hydroxyacid dehydrogenase, with protein MKLLITRRMPARVLTAAKARFDVTSREEEARVLTADELRAALRDYDAVMPTLGDRFSAEVFADVPAPRCRLLANFGVGYNHIDVDAARAAGVAVSNTPGAVTDATADIALSLILMTARRLGEGERILRAGNWVGWGPTQMLGTHVSGKSVGIIGMGRIGKAIARRCHFGFGMEVVFHNRSTVEDVGLPARQVGMAEAMAQDFVVVAVPGGKATHHLINADAFAAMKPTGIFVNIARGDVVDEAALIAALAQGRIAGAGLDVYEFEPTVPPALMAMENVTLLPHLGTAALEVRENMGMMAVENLIAHLEGRDLPNRVN; from the coding sequence ATGAAACTTCTGATCACGCGCCGGATGCCCGCGCGGGTTCTGACCGCCGCGAAAGCGCGGTTTGATGTCACCTCGCGCGAGGAAGAGGCGCGGGTTCTGACGGCGGATGAGCTTCGCGCTGCCTTGCGCGATTATGATGCGGTGATGCCCACGCTGGGCGACCGTTTTTCGGCCGAGGTGTTTGCCGATGTGCCTGCCCCGCGCTGCCGTTTGCTGGCGAATTTCGGGGTTGGTTACAACCATATCGACGTGGATGCGGCCCGCGCGGCGGGCGTGGCGGTCAGCAACACGCCCGGTGCAGTGACGGATGCGACGGCGGATATCGCGCTGTCGCTTATCCTGATGACGGCGCGGCGGCTGGGCGAGGGAGAGCGTATCCTGCGCGCAGGGAACTGGGTCGGCTGGGGGCCGACGCAGATGCTGGGCACCCACGTGTCGGGCAAGTCTGTGGGGATCATCGGGATGGGCCGGATCGGCAAGGCCATCGCACGGCGCTGCCATTTCGGCTTTGGCATGGAGGTGGTGTTCCACAACCGCTCCACCGTCGAAGATGTGGGTTTGCCCGCGCGGCAGGTGGGCATGGCCGAGGCGATGGCGCAGGATTTCGTGGTGGTCGCGGTGCCGGGGGGCAAGGCCACCCATCACCTCATCAATGCCGACGCCTTCGCCGCGATGAAACCCACGGGCATCTTCGTCAATATCGCGCGCGGCGATGTGGTGGATGAGGCGGCGCTGATCGCCGCGCTTGCGCAGGGCCGCATCGCGGGGGCGGGGCTTGATGTCTATGAATTCGAGCCGACGGTTCCCCCCGCTTTGATGGCGATGGAGAATGTCACGCTGCTCCCCCATCTGGGCACTGCGGCGTTGGAGGTGCGCGAGAATATGGGGATGATGGCGGTCGAGAACCTGATCGCCCATCTGGAGGGGCGCGATCTTCCCAACCGAGTGAACTGA
- a CDS encoding tRNA-binding protein, whose amino-acid sequence MTISYDDFQKVDIRLGRITRAEPFPEARKPAIKLWVDFGPEIGEKRSSAQLTRHYTPEGLVGRLVMGVVNFPPRQIGKVMSEVLVLGVPDAEGEVVLLAPDRDVPLGGRMF is encoded by the coding sequence GTGACGATCTCGTATGACGATTTTCAGAAGGTCGATATCCGCCTCGGCCGGATCACCCGTGCCGAACCTTTCCCCGAGGCGCGTAAGCCCGCGATCAAGCTTTGGGTCGATTTCGGACCAGAGATTGGTGAAAAGCGCTCTTCCGCTCAGCTGACGCGGCACTATACCCCAGAGGGGCTGGTTGGCCGTCTGGTGATGGGGGTGGTGAATTTTCCACCCCGCCAGATCGGCAAGGTCATGTCCGAGGTGCTGGTGCTGGGCGTTCCGGATGCGGAAGGGGAGGTTGTCCTTCTTGCGCCGGATCGTGACGTGCCGCTTGGGGGGAGGATGTTCTGA
- the proC gene encoding pyrroline-5-carboxylate reductase, with the protein MALERVAQDGLVLLGCGKMGTALLTGWLGAGVPAGSVWVIEPNPSDWLRASGVHLNDGAPAAPAVALLAVKPQMMGAALPALRALGNGTTLFVSIAAGTTIAAFEAALGDRTPIVRTMPNTPAMVNRGITALCRNAHVTEADMALAVALMAAVGETVILDGEHQIDAVTAVSGSGPAYVFHLIEAMAAAGEAEGLSPAVAMQLARATVCGAGELAHRSEDSAAQLRINVTSPGGTTAAALAVLMPELPGLMARAVKAAADRGRELGK; encoded by the coding sequence ATGGCGTTGGAACGGGTGGCCCAAGACGGGCTGGTTCTTCTGGGATGTGGCAAGATGGGGACGGCCCTTTTGACGGGCTGGCTGGGCGCGGGGGTGCCTGCGGGATCGGTCTGGGTGATCGAACCGAACCCATCAGACTGGCTGCGGGCCTCTGGTGTGCATCTGAACGATGGTGCTCCGGCGGCGCCTGCCGTCGCCCTTCTGGCGGTGAAGCCGCAGATGATGGGCGCGGCGCTGCCTGCGCTTCGGGCGCTGGGCAACGGCACGACGTTGTTCGTTTCCATCGCCGCGGGCACCACGATTGCGGCCTTTGAGGCGGCCTTGGGGGACCGTACCCCCATCGTGCGCACCATGCCCAACACGCCCGCCATGGTGAACCGGGGGATCACCGCGCTGTGCCGCAACGCCCATGTGACAGAGGCCGATATGGCGCTTGCCGTGGCGCTGATGGCGGCTGTGGGCGAGACCGTGATCCTGGACGGCGAACATCAGATCGACGCGGTGACCGCCGTTTCCGGCTCTGGCCCCGCCTATGTGTTTCATCTGATCGAGGCGATGGCCGCGGCGGGTGAGGCTGAGGGGCTGTCGCCCGCTGTCGCGATGCAGCTTGCCCGCGCTACGGTGTGCGGGGCAGGGGAATTGGCGCATCGGTCAGAGGACAGCGCGGCGCAGCTGCGCATCAATGTCACCTCACCGGGCGGCACGACAGCGGCGGCGCTGGCCGTGCTCATGCCGGAATTGCCGGGGCTGATGGCGCGGGCGGTGAAGGCAGCAGCCGATCGCGGGCGGGAGTTGGGCAAGTGA
- a CDS encoding YbjN domain-containing protein gives MSLAEDFLTTDDLHPIDIVETLAERHDWEFDRVTDDQIAMAVEGQWRTYSLTLAWSAQDETLRLICTFEMEPPLGRMGALFDVLNRCNDLVWTGAFTFWEEQKLMVWRHGLLLSGGQCATADQIDRLIGAAVQAAERFYPAFQLVSWGDRTPADAMKVAIAEAYGRA, from the coding sequence ATGTCGCTTGCGGAAGATTTTCTCACCACCGACGATCTTCATCCGATCGACATCGTGGAAACCCTGGCTGAACGCCATGATTGGGAGTTTGACCGCGTCACCGATGACCAGATCGCCATGGCCGTTGAAGGGCAGTGGCGCACCTATAGCCTGACCCTTGCTTGGTCGGCGCAGGATGAAACGTTGCGCCTGATCTGCACCTTCGAGATGGAACCTCCGCTCGGCCGGATGGGCGCGCTGTTTGACGTGCTCAACCGCTGCAATGATCTGGTCTGGACCGGGGCTTTCACCTTCTGGGAAGAGCAAAAGCTGATGGTCTGGCGGCATGGTCTGCTGCTTTCCGGCGGGCAATGCGCGACGGCGGATCAGATCGACCGGTTGATCGGCGCAGCGGTGCAGGCGGCGGAACGGTTTTATCCAGCCTTTCAGCTTGTGTCATGGGGCGACAGGACGCCCGCTGATGCCATGAAGGTTGCCATTGCCGAGGCTTACGGGCGCGCCTAA
- a CDS encoding accessory factor UbiK family protein: MQTRSKFFDDMSQLMTNAMGVAQGAKTEAETAMKGLVDRWMADRDFVTREEFDAVRAMAVKAREENAALEARLAVLEAKLAGEAPKAAKKKAE, encoded by the coding sequence ATGCAGACGCGATCCAAGTTCTTTGACGACATGTCGCAGCTGATGACAAATGCCATGGGCGTGGCGCAGGGCGCCAAGACTGAGGCCGAGACGGCGATGAAGGGTCTGGTCGACCGCTGGATGGCCGACCGCGATTTCGTCACGCGCGAGGAATTCGATGCCGTCCGGGCCATGGCCGTGAAGGCCCGCGAAGAGAACGCGGCGCTTGAAGCGCGGCTGGCCGTGCTGGAGGCAAAGCTTGCAGGGGAAGCGCCGAAGGCCGCGAAGAAGAAGGCCGAGTGA
- the lgt gene encoding prolipoprotein diacylglyceryl transferase has protein sequence MSPIPFPDISPEIFRIDLGGFSFALRWYALAYIVGLVAGWKLIARIVSSPRLWPKGAPMTPAQVENLLTWVILGVVLGGRLGFALFYQPGHYLQNPLQILRIWEGGMSFHGGFLGVVVAGIWFCRREGIPMLSLADLMAIVAPIGIGLGRLANFINAELWGRPTTLPWAVAFPGEAAQTCPGVVGLCGRHPSQLYEAALEGLILFLVLLYVTYRKGWLSTPGRIAGLFFAGYGAGRFVVEFVRQPDAQFVTTGNPLGLALQVGGWGLTMGQILSLPMIAAGVWFIARARRSANRSAP, from the coding sequence ATGTCTCCGATCCCCTTTCCCGACATCTCGCCCGAGATTTTTCGCATTGATCTTGGCGGCTTTTCCTTCGCCCTGCGCTGGTATGCGCTGGCCTATATCGTGGGGCTGGTCGCGGGGTGGAAACTAATCGCACGCATCGTCTCTTCCCCCCGACTCTGGCCCAAAGGCGCGCCGATGACGCCCGCGCAGGTGGAAAACCTGCTGACTTGGGTCATTCTTGGCGTTGTCCTAGGCGGGCGGCTTGGCTTTGCGCTTTTCTACCAGCCCGGCCATTACCTGCAAAACCCGCTGCAAATTCTGCGCATCTGGGAAGGCGGCATGTCCTTCCATGGCGGTTTCCTTGGTGTCGTGGTCGCGGGCATCTGGTTCTGCCGCCGCGAAGGCATACCGATGCTGTCCTTGGCCGACCTGATGGCCATCGTGGCTCCGATCGGCATCGGCCTAGGCCGCCTTGCGAACTTCATCAATGCCGAACTCTGGGGGCGCCCCACCACCCTACCTTGGGCTGTGGCCTTCCCCGGCGAGGCGGCGCAGACTTGCCCCGGCGTCGTGGGCCTTTGCGGGCGCCACCCGTCGCAGCTTTACGAGGCGGCGCTTGAAGGGCTGATCCTCTTCCTCGTCCTGCTTTATGTCACCTATCGCAAGGGGTGGCTTTCCACACCCGGGCGCATCGCGGGGCTGTTCTTCGCGGGCTATGGCGCGGGACGCTTTGTCGTGGAATTCGTCCGCCAGCCCGATGCGCAATTCGTCACCACAGGCAATCCGCTGGGCCTTGCCCTTCAGGTCGGCGGCTGGGGGCTGACGATGGGGCAGATCCTGTCGCTGCCGATGATCGCGGCAGGGGTCTGGTTCATCGCCCGCGCCCGTCGCAGCGCCAACCGATCCGCCCCATGA
- a CDS encoding class I SAM-dependent methyltransferase, with the protein MTALAALLAARIAAMGPVTLADYMADCLLHPQHGYYATRDPFGRGGDFTTAPEISQMFGELLGLCLAQSWIDQGAPASFTLAELGPGRGTLMADALRATRGVPGFHAAAQVVLVEASATLRQVQRATLGDRPISWASRVEELPDAPLFLMANEFFDALPIRQFTRAGDGWAETVVGLAGDRLALGKSAPAPLAALSHRLADTAEGDIVELCPAAAPITQQIGARIAAHGGAALIIDYGDWRSKGDTFQALKDHRFTDPLAEPGEADLTAHVDFEALAMAAAPARASRMIPQGVLLERLGIGARAERLARGLTGAALQSHLAAHRRLTEATEMGSLFKALALYPSAFPPPPGFDA; encoded by the coding sequence ATGACGGCGCTGGCCGCCCTCCTTGCGGCACGCATCGCGGCCATGGGGCCTGTGACGCTGGCCGACTACATGGCGGATTGCCTGCTCCACCCCCAACACGGCTATTACGCCACGCGCGATCCCTTTGGCAGGGGCGGCGACTTCACCACCGCACCGGAAATCAGCCAGATGTTTGGAGAACTTCTGGGCCTCTGCCTTGCGCAGTCATGGATTGACCAAGGCGCGCCCGCATCCTTCACGCTGGCGGAACTTGGTCCCGGTCGCGGCACGCTGATGGCCGATGCGCTCCGGGCCACACGCGGCGTGCCCGGGTTCCATGCGGCAGCGCAGGTGGTTCTGGTAGAGGCATCGGCCACCTTGCGGCAGGTGCAGCGCGCTACGCTGGGGGACCGTCCGATCTCATGGGCAAGCCGCGTTGAGGAGCTGCCGGATGCGCCACTCTTCCTGATGGCCAACGAATTCTTCGATGCCCTCCCGATCCGGCAATTCACCCGCGCCGGGGATGGCTGGGCCGAAACCGTGGTTGGGCTGGCGGGCGATCGGCTGGCGCTTGGCAAAAGCGCCCCCGCCCCGCTGGCCGCCCTGTCCCACCGTCTGGCCGATACCGCCGAAGGCGATATCGTCGAGCTATGCCCCGCCGCCGCCCCCATCACCCAACAGATCGGCGCGCGCATCGCCGCCCATGGCGGCGCGGCCCTGATCATCGACTATGGCGATTGGCGGTCCAAAGGGGACACGTTTCAGGCGCTGAAGGACCACCGTTTCACCGACCCGCTTGCCGAACCGGGCGAGGCCGATCTGACCGCCCATGTGGATTTCGAGGCGCTGGCCATGGCCGCCGCCCCAGCCCGTGCCAGCCGCATGATCCCGCAGGGCGTGCTTTTGGAGCGGCTGGGGATCGGCGCGCGGGCCGAACGTCTGGCGCGCGGGCTGACGGGGGCAGCGCTGCAATCTCACCTTGCCGCGCATCGCCGCTTGACCGAGGCCACCGAAATGGGTTCGCTGTTCAAGGCGCTGGCCCTTTACCCTTCCGCTTTCCCGCCCCCGCCCGGATTTGATGCGTAA
- the pgeF gene encoding peptidoglycan editing factor PgeF — protein MLEKITSDALPVHHGFFTRKGGASSGIFAGLNCGPGSSDQAEVVAINRARVAEAMGVGPDHLISIHQVHSPDVIHVTAPLTERPRADAMVTATPGLALGVLTADCQPVLFADPKAGVIGAAHAGWRGTRDGVLEATVDAMVTLGARHDDIVAVIGPTISQPSYEVGPEFFETFTDDDRDSARFFIAGQNGRYLFDLPAFGLSRLRAAGVGHAEWTRHCTYRDSERFFSYRRTTHAGEADYGRLISTIRL, from the coding sequence ATGCTTGAAAAGATCACCTCCGACGCTCTGCCCGTGCATCACGGATTCTTCACCCGCAAGGGGGGGGCCTCGTCCGGCATCTTTGCCGGGTTGAACTGCGGCCCCGGATCGTCGGATCAGGCCGAGGTGGTGGCGATCAACCGCGCCCGCGTGGCCGAGGCGATGGGGGTGGGGCCGGATCACCTGATTTCTATCCATCAGGTGCATTCCCCCGATGTGATCCATGTCACCGCGCCCCTCACGGAACGCCCCCGCGCCGATGCAATGGTGACGGCAACGCCGGGCCTTGCGCTGGGGGTTCTGACCGCCGATTGCCAGCCTGTCCTTTTCGCCGATCCCAAGGCCGGGGTGATCGGCGCGGCCCATGCCGGATGGCGCGGCACCCGCGACGGGGTGCTGGAGGCGACGGTTGACGCCATGGTGACCCTTGGCGCGCGGCATGACGATATCGTCGCCGTGATCGGCCCCACGATCAGCCAGCCCTCCTATGAGGTCGGTCCCGAATTCTTTGAAACCTTCACCGATGACGACCGCGACAGCGCCCGCTTCTTCATCGCGGGCCAGAACGGGCGCTATCTGTTTGACCTGCCCGCCTTCGGCCTGTCGCGCCTGCGCGCGGCGGGTGTGGGCCATGCGGAATGGACGCGCCACTGCACCTATCGCGATTCGGAGCGATTCTTTTCCTACCGCCGCACCACCCATGCGGGTGAAGCGGATTACGGGCGCCTGATCTCGACCATCCGGCTGTGA
- a CDS encoding Lrp/AsnC family transcriptional regulator, with the protein MAGSKLDPIDRHILAELQADGRMTNVELAKRVGISAPPCLRRVRTLEEAGYIKGYHADIDARELGFEVQVFAMVRLQSQAEADLSAFEERCRNWPLVRECHMLNGEIDFILKCVAPDLSSFQSFLTGELLKAENVATVKTSLVIRCAKDQPGVPFDVLEARLARSA; encoded by the coding sequence ATGGCCGGATCGAAGCTTGACCCGATCGATCGTCACATCCTTGCCGAATTGCAGGCCGATGGGCGGATGACGAATGTGGAACTGGCCAAGCGGGTGGGCATCTCGGCCCCGCCTTGTCTGCGGCGGGTGCGCACGCTGGAAGAGGCGGGCTATATCAAGGGCTATCACGCCGATATCGACGCGCGCGAACTGGGGTTCGAGGTGCAGGTTTTCGCCATGGTCCGCCTGCAAAGCCAGGCCGAGGCCGACCTGTCGGCTTTTGAAGAACGCTGCCGGAACTGGCCGCTTGTGCGCGAATGCCATATGCTGAACGGCGAGATCGACTTCATCCTGAAATGCGTGGCCCCCGACCTGTCATCCTTCCAGAGCTTTCTGACGGGCGAGTTGTTGAAGGCCGAAAATGTGGCGACGGTGAAGACCTCGCTTGTGATCCGCTGCGCCAAGGATCAGCCGGGCGTTCCCTTTGACGTGCTAGAGGCGCGGTTGGCGCGCAGCGCCTGA